Genomic window (Magnolia sinica isolate HGM2019 chromosome 6, MsV1, whole genome shotgun sequence):
TTGTTGAGTTTAAAACGTTGCTATGTTTTCTTCTCAACTGTCTATTTCTTTGGCCACGTACTGAGAAGTCtggattattgttgttgttgttgttgttattgttacaAAATTAATAATCTTGTACAAACTGCAAGCTTGAACATGCAAAATGAACATATATCAATGGATGTAGATTGCCTACAAGCAAGGGCTGCAGGAATCTTCATGTCACCCTTACGTGGCTTAATAAAAGAGCACCATGTGCACCTGTCAGATGTGAGCCCTGCAGTTAAGAGCAAAGATTTCCTTGGCTGAAATGACATTTTGCCCTtttcactgtgggacccacatttgacAAGCACACATGGTGGTGCTGTTTCATTGGGCGACGTCAGCCCCTAGTTGCGGGCAATCTGCATCCTGTATcaacatgaaatatttttaaagAACTGTCCTTGTTACATGTTATAGGTGTATTGGTGGAATGAtttctgatgatttgattttccCAGAAGTTTGCAATACCCCTCTGATTCCAATGAGAGTACCTGGGCTTAATGGGAAAAAGGTGTTAGTAGTTGCAGCTGGAGCTGAGCATTCTGCTATAGTAACAGGTGAGCTAATGTCTCCGATTTCAGTTGGACTTTCTATTTTGGAGAAACGGAATGGAAATATGCTGGGAGGTTGTAGTAAATTCTGTGCTGTTCCTTCTTCGCTGTACGCATGGAAAATTTATGTGGTGGGTTGAGATAATTGATCTTCTGGGAGCCTGGCCCACCAGTTGGATGGTCAATAGGCCCAAATGTTGAAGTGATTGGATGACTCTGACATCCAGCTCCTGGTGTTTttcctgttgaatgtggacccttgtGGCAAAGATTTATGGTGGTCAGATTGTTGATGTAGTGGTCCGCCACTTTGGATGGCCAATAGGCAAAAAATCACAGTGACCGAAACAACTCCAACCATCCGATTCTTGTGAGTTTTACATGTTGATTATGGACCATTTTTCTCGTTTGAGAGAATTGTCCCTTTTTTATGCAGCTGATTCAGAAGCTACCTTGTGcattccacttgaattttgggatGATTGTTGTCAATGGTAATAGCATTAGTAGCATGTGGGTCAGATCTGATGTCAATTTTTATTTTCCCTATGATGGGTGCAGAGAATGGAACGGTAATGACATGGGGCTGGGGAGAACATGGACAGCTGGGTTTGGGAAACACATTCGATCAAACAAGTCCACAGATCGTAAGACTAACTGAGAGCGGACCATCGGATGATCATGGCCCTTTAAGGGTTTATTGTGGAAGTGGGTTTACTATTGCGGGCGGCCCAGTCAGTTCACAAAGTTGATTTACCATTCGACATGTCAAAAAGGTCAGCAGCATTGCTCTTTACAACATGGTAGTCTACTTTAATCCGTGCCATCTATTCTCTAATCTTTTTATGCAATGGCTATTAATGATGGGGAGTTATTGGGTTCTCAAGTTTTCCAtttgtaagtgggtcccattttttaGTGATCCAGAATGTTGGTGTGTCGGGCCCCatggaatcctctacaacacttTTTTTATGCAGCATGTAAAACACtcaagcttgtggggcccatcatgttatatatgtaaaatctactgtCCATTTGGTTCTATCCTCAATTGTAgtggagcaaaaaaaaaaagaagctagatTCACCACTCAGGTGGGTCGCACCATAGGGAATGATGGAGATGGTATGCCATCCAGAGATTTGTAGTGGGTTcatcatggtgtgtatctttcatcaaacccattaacAGGCGTAGATCTCCGGGGTGAAGTGAAAATATAAGAAATCAGCGGATCTAaatactaggtgggccacaccgtttgaacTCAGGTTTTTATCAGCACTTTTACATTGTTTCCCACTTGTGGCCAGTCAGAGCTGTTTTTTTCCTTATCAGCTGATCTTTGTTAATGTACAATAGTTATCacctggacggagtggatttacatattaaatatggtgggccccacagagcttgggtgttaTACGCAGATTCATAGAATGGGTGTTGTAGACTGTTTTGGTCCTCATTGACTGTTGCCCCAGAAATGGATAGATCCCTTATCCTCTCCTCTAAATTTATGGCCAGCAAGTATAGTGGACAGTTATCAGGATAGAATATAAATACAACGAGGGTCTGCATTCAAGTGAAGAAAGATACAAGATTGGTCGGATTGGGTTATGGAGGATTGAGAGCCAGAGAAATGATTTTGATCATTGCTAGGATCCGATAAATCCAGATTGAGAGGAAATTAACTCTACAAAGGGGTTTATAAATGGAGAAGAGCATCTCAGCGGGATTGGTGCCTTTACATTTTTAGTATTGAaagttaagggcctgtttggctagccacattgtaaaagtaacttacGTGATGAAAGTTACTTATCCTCGTAtaagcttttatttatttatttatttttgtttttactatttcgTTTTCTACTGCTCTTTCCCTCTCTCATCTCCTCATTGGATGGATGgtacatatcaaaggaggccctacatgatggacagtccacatcaaaggtggggcagcacatgatggatgacccatattaacctaggcccacataatagatggtTCGCATCAAAGGTCggaccctaatgatgaatgaaccacatccaaggcaggccccgtatgatggacggcccacatggaaggtggggtccacgtgatgggCGGTGGACATtggaggtgggcctcacatgatggatgacacacatcaaggtgggtcccataaatggacggtccacatcaaatgttggccactaatgatgaatggccacaTCTAAGGTATGCCTCATATGATGGACGCCCACACTAAAGGTGGGGCCTGccagatggacggtccacatcaggGGTAGGCTTCAtatgatgggcagtggatattgaaggtggaccttgcatgatggacactaacattgatggtgggcccgaTATGATGGATAATCCATTTTAAGGCAAGCCCTAAACAAGGACAATTGACACCGAAGGTTGGCCCCTAATTATGAATAACCCACAtccaacgtgggccccacatcatggatggctcatTTTGAAGTTGTGCCCCACAGGATggttggtccacatcaaaggtggaccttgTATGATGGAGGCTCACATCTAATGTCCGACATGATAGacgatccacatccaaggtcGGCCAGCATGAAGgatagcccacatcaaaggtgggccttgcaacgtggatggtccacattaaaggttggtcCCCACAAGATGGACAACTCATAGTGAAGACaagtttaaggtgggcccaacataatgagtGATCTACATCAAAGATTGGCCTCTACTATGGACATATATTAATGGTGGACCAAACAAAATTGAGAGAGAAGTAATCTTGTGATATTGGAAATCAAACATATCTTTTGACTTCTTGCTGGCAATTATATTGTTTATCAAATATATTTATTTGTTGAATAGTTAGAAACTAATATCAGCTACTTTAGGTATAAGTAACTTATGCGAAGTAACTTAATGATCCAAATGTGCCCTAAAAGACTCAGATGTAAACAGTTTATTAACTGGCCACACTGAGGAACCAAAATCGGATTCAATAATGATGAAAAATCTATCATTTTAAAATGGTGGCGAATAAATGGGAATCTGAAAATTTAAAATGATGAAAGATCTATCATTTTAAAATGGTGGCGAATAAATGAGAATTGATAATTTTAAAATGATGAAAGATCTATCATTTTAAAATGGTGACGAATAAATGAGAATTGATAATTTTAAAATGATGAAAGATCtatcatttttaaatggtggtgaataAGTAGGAATAAGCAAGATTAATCTACAAGGGGTTGGCAGACGTGTttgatatccaagccatccatcagatcgGTCTCACCTTGTAGATTAATCTtgcttgattattttttttttcctttttccttttttcttgtatttatccatttatttaataaattatacTACGTCTATCATTGCAAATTATGGGAAATGGAATATGAAATGTCAGACCACCTAATGGACAGCTAGGACCTCACACACGTGTCGTGTATGCACATGAATTATTAACCTAACCATAccatttaatgaaaaaataaataattaattaaaaagtATTGTATTTTgtataaaaatttaagaatatcaACTCCATatttataattattaattaatatTTAAACCCTTATGATAATATAAATTACAGCTATTATAATCAAGTTTAGGGTTTCTACGTGATAACATGTAACAATGAAGCAATGGATGGTCTATATTCAAGAACCTCCAGGTCTGGTCCAccgaacccaaacctaacccattTGATATTGGGCTTACAAAAACACGAGCCAAACCCAACCCACATGGGAAATAGGTCAACCCAACCCCTGACTTTTCAGGTTGGGTCCAGGCGGCGTTGGTGGGCCGGGTCAAGTTACGGCGTATTTTGGTCATATGAATTAGAATATTGTCCAGATGCGCCACTCTATACATGCGGGACCTATGTTCGAgggatcccaaccattgatctgacGCAACCCGTAATTAAAGGGCGGTGATTAAAAGTCTCTCAGACCAGAGGGTTGATATTTTACGACCCGAACCCAAGTTGGAGCCCTACGTCAACGGTCCACATATTCAAAAGATAAAAGCTCTTAATCAGATTCTAGGTTTGGTACAGTGGGCGATTCATTGCAGCTTCACcagttggacggttcagattcaaGGACTCTACAGCCACGTCCAGGGCAGATGAACGAATTGAAAAAGAGAATACTAGTTTAAGCTAAACGAGAGAATCACTGAGAAAGAACTCGGTAATTTGGAGGATTTAATGATGAAGAGGTGGATATTTAAACTAAACTAACCAGCTTGTTGTAACTATGCATTGGACAAAAGTGGAAACTAAACTAAGATTATGCTAAAAATTCTGAGTTTGCAGCATGGTGCTGCACAAAAGTAAAGGAATTTCAAATTAAATGAATTGAGATTGTTATTCGTAAGGGATGAAAGATAGGATGGGcagctagagctgtacacgagtcaagctaacTCGGTCAACTCGTCCACTTGATCCAGAAAAGCTCAACTTGTCTTGGCTCAAAACTGGATTcaagcttgactcaacttggcTTGAACCTAACTTGAATTGACTTGAATTGAATCGACATGCTAACTTGGTCATTTTGATTTTGATACTGCTTgccgagtgtttgataaaatgacttaacAAAATGTTGCTTCTTGGATTGCCCTCATATCAATGTATTCTCGATATGGGTATTTGAGAGAAGAATAAAGAGACAAATCTCCACATacaaaaaaactttacattatagGACTGCCCTCATCATAtcttaatattgatgttgctcgttAAGTATTTAATGAAATGTCTGCAAAGCGCTTTTATTGATTTGCATTCAAAGTATGGAAAATTGAAAATACAATTTATCTGTGAGAAAATGTCGCACTGGTTATAACTCGGCTCAAGCTAGCCCTAGCTATTAACCAAACTAAACTGAGCCAGCCAATCGAgcttgaggaccaagccaagtcgagttgtgccaagctcgactcaattcaacaCGTGTGCAACTCTATAAGTAGCATTGAGTTAAAAAGGTCTAATGATTGTATTGGTATAAGGCCCGAGCTCTTCTTTCTTTCCTATAGTAAGGATTTATAAGTTTTGTAAATGATCCTCCGATTAGGTAACAACCTTCACATGATGTGTTTTATTTGAATATTGGAGTCATTCGGACATTAGGCTACCATAAGCAATGATGTCTATGTCTTTATATGGCTTCAGGTTTTGGTCATGTGTACTGTACATCTATAATTTCCTAACCTTCTTGATATAATATAGAATACGTGCCCTCGGTGAATAAGTATTTATGAGCTTTATAtatgttgatgtcaaaatctggactaccctccactcaatgcggtGGACCTTCGAAGAATCCTGATTCTGCACaaggggtgagcaaaggagaccctggctaagccgggggaccatttgatgcctaagtcaggtcaaggaaaTCTGGGTGTAAgttgaatgtagagagagggtgtgagatgttGCATACCTGTAACAATGGAGTCTCTTTATAGCTATACCTGTGTATTGGATGATCttggtccgttaatctcggcacgactCACTCAATCAATGGGATATGGTGATCGTGAAGATTTTGTCCGTAATCTAGGGATTGTGTGGCGTATCATGTCTTAGAGGAGCGTATCTGCAGGCGAGATATCCGTTCGTATCCACTCAAGGCAATTTCATAGTTTGGCGCCCGGAATGTTCACATCCAACCTTGGCTTCAGCTTTGGATCTCAAACTAAAGAGGTCCTTACTCTGAGCCCCGGACCTCGACTAGTGTATACATTGACCCTTTTTGTCGGGTATTAAACAAGACAGTTAGAAGCCGAGGCAAGCTTCAGCTCGGACCAAGGGTGGACCCGGCATCACTTGTTCGCCAGTCATACACCTCCAAGGTCTCTTCTCCAAGGTCCAAGGTAAGTAGCGGACTTAATTCATTGAGTTAGATTCCcccataacaatatatatatatatatatatatatatatatatatatatatatatatatatatatatatatatatatatatatatatatatatatatatcaatttttTTACATGTGTAAGTTTCAGTCTACGTAGATTAGTGCCATTGTTTGAATGTATTAATTTGAGTTACTTTTACGCTAAGCGGACCTTTCTTGGCGCCTgggtatcaaccatcacactctcccagagtatcaaagttttggatGTCCAAACCCAGGTTGCAAACTCATACCAATGCAAAGCTGTTGTTTGTATTAAGCCCGGAATAGGCTCGGTTTCGCGTCCAGCCACAAACATCAAATCcaatttattgcatggattttcCAGCATAATCCAGACAATTCGGCAAATCCCACGATTTTGGTGGGAAAGCGTGTGAAAGGAAGTTgggctgggaacttaggtggggaccataatgatgtttttgataaatccactctgtccaatcGTTTTGTGACCTTATTTTAGTATATTTGATTAAAAATAAGTTAGATACAAAACTAAAGTAggccacaccagagggaaaaCTAGAGTAAGACATTCatacctttgaaaccttcttgggctctaccttgatgcttatatgccatccaaaccgtttataaggtcatcccCATTGGGATTAAATGAAAACATACAAAATTTAAATTTATCCTGATACATCACATTTGTATCCctgtgaatgtttcaacggtggttgttgaatccccactgtttcccctcGTGTGCCCCATTTTAGCTTTAGGTGCAGTTCATTTTTGGCCGAATGtaataaaatgagctctcaaaatggatgaacggagtggatttcaaatatacATAAATCATAATGTCCCCACCTAAGTATCCAGCGGAGGAACTTCCAGCCAAAGGCTTTCCCGCCAATATCCGCCTCAATTCCGGGGATTTGCATGACCACGGTTTTGGGTAGATCAGTTGGATATCTAATTGTGGgactcattgtgatatatatatatatatatatatatatatatatatatatatatatatatatatacacacaccttacatccgtaccgtccatctattttgacagattattttagagcatgcacaaaaaaatgaagcaaatctaaatcttaggtggaccagaccacaggaaacagcCGTGATCGAATTTCTACCATTAGAAACTTTACAAGGGCCACCAGAtcttttatttgccatctaaacggttggtaaggtcacaaagacctggatgaagagaccacacaaatatcagtttaatccaaaacctTTATAACCCGCGAAGTTTTTAGTGGTTGATTACCACTCTtccctgtattatggtccacctgagatttgaatctgcttcatttttgagatctttccctaaaataagttttcgaaatggatagacggcgtgaatataagtcacatacatcacaatggaccccacgttATGGATCCCAACCATCTCGGTGGATCTAATTAGCACGGTACACCACACACCACCCTTCATGGTGGTGcgtttacgtcaccaagttctgtagcacccatcattatatatgtattatatccaaaccgtccgatcatttggccagatcattttaaggcttgatctaaaaaatgagatagatctaaagctcaaatgcaccacaccacatgaaacaacagtgattgaatctctgccattaaaaacttccaaaggcctACTATAAGCAGATCcctagtgtttatttaccatccaacccattgataatgaCAACCAGAGCTGGATGATAGGAAAAtatgcaaatatcatcttgatccaaaacttttatatccTAAAAAACAAATCTTTTAATAGTCGTTCACCAtatttttctagtggtgtggtctactataGATTTAGATCTTATAATTTTAAACATCGcttcataaaattatctgaaaaaaaatgaacggacagcatggatatacaacacaatcaatGTAGACCCTACATGTAAGAGTAAGGTGTTACCTGTGTATCACCCAATCCACTTTTACAAACACACACGTTTTACTTATTCACGTAAGAACTAGCCATGTATGATAAATCCAAGaaagacggaaacggattggcagctgctctgtggaccccaccatgatgtatgtgtttcatccatgccgttcatccatttttacagatcattttagacttcttacaaaaaatgagaggaataaaatctcaagtggaccacaccacaggaaaacaatattgattggatatccaccattaaaatcctcctaagtcccactgtaccgtttatttgacatccactctgttgattaagtcatacaaacccagatgaaaggaaaaaacaaagatcaacttgatccaaaacttttatagccctaaaaagtttttaatagtcaatgttcattcaacactgtttcctataatgtggtcaaaTTGAGACTGGCTTAGTCTCagacaataaaatgatctataaaaatatatagacagcatggacgaaaaacatacatcatgatacagagcactgaccaccatgAAAGACATGATGTGATGGCTGATTCACTCACAACAATACAATACGGTCCAAACCAAGGAATCCAAACACGTCCATATCATAAGATGAATGTCTTTACagttattttaatatatttattcaAATAATACATAACAAGGAAGAGGTGTTTGATATCATCCCACCCCATCTATTGGACGAGTCCTTCCTCGATCGATCCAtcgagatagagagaaagagatgggagaGAACGATCCATACACCATCCTCCAGATCGTTTTAAATCCAGACGGTTCACTCACCCGACCCACCCTCTTCCCTTTATCTAATCCACGAGCTGAAGCCGAAAAACCCCACCACGTTTTCTCCAAAGACGTACCTCTCAATCCTTCCAAGAAGACGTGGATTCGGATATTTCGCCCCCATTTTTCGACACAAACAGCCCCTCTTCCCATCATCATCGACTTCCACGGTGGCGGTTTCGTTTTCCTCAGCGCTGCATCTGCTAACATACACGTCTCATGCGAGCGCATCGCTCGTCACGTGCCCGCCATCGTCCTCGCACCCGAGTATCGACTCGCGCCCGAGTACCGTCTCCCCGCCGCGTATGATGATGCGATGGATGCCGTCCGTTGGGTACGAGACCAGGCTATCTCTGATCTCCAACGTGACACGTGGATGACACCCGATGTCGTTGATTTCTCGCGTTGTTTCCTCATGGGCAGTAGCGCTGGCGGCAACATCGCCTACCACGCGGTTCTGCGGGCGTTGGATCTGGACCCTACGTTCAAGATCTCTGGGGTGATCTTGAACGTGCCGTACTTCGGTGGGGAGCAGAGGACGGAATCGGAGCTGAGGTTGGCTCAGGATCGGATCCTGCCCCTCTATGCCAACGACGGGATGTGGCAACTGGCGTTGCCGGGTGGGGCTGACAGGGACCACGAGTTCTGTAACCCGATGACGCCCGGGTCCTACCACGATCGGGTCGGGTCTCTGCCTCCGTGTTTGGTGAGACAGTACGGCGGGGACCCGCTCGTGGACCGCCAGCGCTCGTTCGTTAGGATGCTGGAGGGgcgtggggtccacgtggtgagCAGGTTCGTTGAGGGAGAGTACCATGGTGCTGATTTCTTTGATCCGAAGCAGATCCAGGCTCTCTTAACGGACGTCAAGGATTTCATCTCGTCAGTCAACGGTGGGCCATGAGTCTGGTTGAGTTCTGATTGCCCACGCGGACCCCTCTACACGTGCGAACCTGGCTCGTGTGTGAGACATCTGAGTCGTTCGTAACATGTGCCCTGGTGGTGGAGATGATAATTGGTCTGAAAATCAGGACGGTCCGCTCAACAAGCGGGCCGGTGTGAGAACAAATGTAATGGATTTTAAATTAGAATTATCATATAATTCATGGGAATTGAAATTCTCAGTTATGTCTTGTAGTTTGTAACTGAAGTACATTGGTATTCAAAAATTGTGTTTGAATTTCTATAGATTGAATGTATTAGAATCCTTTGCGTCATGTAAGTGGGTCATCGTCGCCTTTCATAACCGTCTAGAAACTGACGtaaatatacatttttcagtAATCTTGCTTATGCAATATTTATATTGAATCCAAATCTTCTGCTTGTCAAAAgcagaaaaatcaaattttgtgATTGGTCTATATCATTATTGGCATTGTCAGCACTTCTGCAGTCAATACCActtgtgatgatgtggtccaattaaatGGTAGGAAGTAATAATTTTCTGCTTATGACAAGCACATGCTCTACATTCATGTTAACATATGATTGAATGCATATTTCATGCTTGTTCCATGGAACGTAATTGTGTATGAATTTTTGTCTTCATTTCTCTTTCCATTCCTGctcttgttttgttttttttttttaattattattatttcatattTTATATCTTAGGAAATGTGTGTGATCTTTTAAAGGTATAAGTGCTGTGGAATTGAAAATTACCTGTGGCTTGGAATTGAGGAACCTAGGATGATAATCCATCCAGATGgggctttatggggcccaccatgatgtatggtttttctACTCCATTTATCCAtctttttggatcattttaggatatgaatcgaaaaatgaggcaaatccaagccTCAAGTGGAACAGACATGTggagattgaattcccaccattaaaaacttctcgtgatcggtaaaggttttggatcaattggaatttgtgttttccctttatccatgtctacatgaccttaagaacaagttggatagcaaataaatgtcACAATGACCCTTAGGAAGTTTTCGACAGTGATTTTCATTATatctgctgcttcctgtggtgtggtatactTGACCATTCGACCAGcctaatttttagaatcatgctagaaaatgatatgaaaaaatggatgaacggaatggaaaAAAACTATAAATATTGCATGGTGGCCACATAGAGGCCTTGTCTACCGCATTAAACATTTAATGTGCACAGTTGCCAACAATACTATTGCATGGCTTTCTTTACGCATTTATAAATTCCCACTTGCTTAGCATACTTTTGCTCTTAACCATTATTTGAATATATCATGGGTTAAAAAGTCAAGGACAGTCTACCCACCGCCTACTATTAATTAAAcctaaaagcttttcaaaaagaCAGAACCACTGATTttttatggagcccacctttatgtttatataagatccattccaaccattagatatgtaatcTCACATTAggctaaaagtaaaaaaaatcaattgattTGTGATTTAGATGAGCCACACCAACAAAAATAGTTGTAAGAGGAATGTCCCTCCTAATTCTTATAGGGACCACCATGAcgattatataaaattcactgtaacaattagatgccacaccaacaTTTGGGCATAGGGCCCAAAACTTAGGCCCatccgtgatttaggtgggccacagcaagaGCAATTAATAGTTCTGAGAGTGAACATTGTCCTTTATACTGTATCTAATTATGCAGCCCACTTGAACTAGGAATGGTGCTGATTTTGGACCATGACCTACCATGGTGTGGCACACCTTATGGTCAAGGTAGATTAATTTCACATCAactccaaggtggggcccacccaagttatGACCCGCTTTTTAAACAATCAGGTGAAAGTCTCCTCGACACGTCCACCTCTAATGTGTGATCGATGACTCTCCACGATACGCCTGGTCATTATTTTTTAAGGAACCCCAATGGtgtatatgtgagatccactctaaCCCACCCATTATTTTTTAaggaacccaccgtgatgtgtatgcaaGATCCACTCTAACCCATGCATTATTTTTTaaggaacccaccatgatgtgtatgtgagatccactttgACAATAAGATATGTATAATCCTAAGTTATGCCAATGGCCAGAAAATCAAAATGACCctcaattaggtgggccatatcaagggAAATAGCTTTGAGAGAGATGTCAACTCTTGATATTTacaggcccacttgatgattatataaaaccCACTCCAACCACTAGATATCACACCAATACTTATTCCTATGGCCCAAGCATCATGCTCATCCATTATTCAATGGGCCATACGAAAGGAAAACAATTTGAAGGGTAAATGTTGTCTTTTGCACTGTTTCTAattatatggtccacctgaaataagAACGGTGCTGGTTTTTGGGCCACGATCCCAACGTGGGGTGTCACACTTGGTAggtagggtggatttcacataaacaacatggtggggacTACCCAAGCCGGAAATCTCTTTTCTAATGTCAAATACTTTTTCCCGTCCATAAATCTATtggaatttaa
Coding sequences:
- the LOC131249327 gene encoding probable carboxylesterase 8 — protein: MGENDPYTILQIVLNPDGSLTRPTLFPLSNPRAEAEKPHHVFSKDVPLNPSKKTWIRIFRPHFSTQTAPLPIIIDFHGGGFVFLSAASANIHVSCERIARHVPAIVLAPEYRLAPEYRLPAAYDDAMDAVRWVRDQAISDLQRDTWMTPDVVDFSRCFLMGSSAGGNIAYHAVLRALDLDPTFKISGVILNVPYFGGEQRTESELRLAQDRILPLYANDGMWQLALPGGADRDHEFCNPMTPGSYHDRVGSLPPCLVRQYGGDPLVDRQRSFVRMLEGRGVHVVSRFVEGEYHGADFFDPKQIQALLTDVKDFISSVNGGP